Below is a genomic region from Sneathia vaginalis.
TGGAGGAATAAAGGCATTAGAAGTTTATCCTACAAGAGAAGAAATAGTAAAAGAAAATAGAGAAAGAATGGAATTTTTTGCAAAAGGTTTAGAAAAAATAGGTTTTCGGGTTATAAAACCAGAAGGAGCATTCTACTTATTCGCTGACTACAGAAAATTGTCAAATAAAAAATCAATAGATTTTGTTAATGAAGTAGTTGAGAATTTACATATAGGAATTGTTCCAGGAGAATGCTTTATGGTAGAAGGTTATGTTAGATTTTCAGTAACAAAAGATATACCTGAATTGCAAAAGGCATTAGATAGAATGGAGAAATATTTTAAATGAGTAAGTATATATTGTTAATAATAATAGCGTTATTAAGCATATTTAGTAAGAATAAAATAATGCTTTATGCGACACTTACAGTTTTAATATTAGCACTACTTCCATATCATGAAAAAAATCTTAATATTGCAAAGACTATGGGTATACGAATAGGGCTATACGTCATAACGGTTGCAATATTAGCACCTATTGCACTTGGTATGATAAGTTTTGATCAGTTAGGTAAGACTTTAGTTGGATATAAAGGGATAATAGCAATAATAGCAGGTATTGGTACTTCTATACTATCAACTAAAGGTATACAACTACAAGTAATTAATCCACAAATAGTAATAGCAGTTAGTATAGGAACAATAGTAGGGTTAGTTGTGTTTAAAGGGACAGCATCTGGCCCTATTATCGCAAGTGGAGCAACTTATGCAATTTTTCAATTAATAGATAAGTTTAAATAAAGAGGTAAAATAAATGAAAATGGTTTTAATAATAGTAAGCAGTAGCATAGCTTGCTATAAGGCAGTTGATGTTTGTTCTAGCTTAAAAAAACTAGGGTATAACGTTAAGGTTATTATGACAAAGAATGCTACTAAGATGATAAGTCCATTAATATTTGAAACTTTAACTAAGAATAAGGTATATGTAGATATGTTTTGCGATAAGGACTCTAATTATGTATCGCATATACAATTAGTAAAAGAAGCAAGTAAAGTGATAGTATTGCCTGCAACAGCAAATTTGATAGCAAAAATGGCAAATGGAATAGCAGATGATTTTGCAAGCACAGCACTTTTGGTTGCAAAGCCTAAGGATATTATGGTGTTTCCTGCAATGAATACAAATATGTATGAAAATTGTATAACACAAAAAAATATATCTACATTAAGAAATTATGGAATGAGTATTATTGAACCAGTAACTGGTCATTTAGCCTGTGATGATATAGGGAAAGGGAAGTTACCTGGTGTAGACTTTGTACTAGATAATATTGTATTTTTCTTAGAAAAAACAAATGAATATATGAATAAAAATATATTAATTACAGCAGGTGGAACAAGAGAAAAAATTGATCCAGTTAGATATATTACTAATAACTCTAGTGGTAAAATGGGATATAGCTTAGCTAAGATGGCAAGTTTAATGGGAGCTAATGTTACATTAGTTTCAACAAGAAGAAATTTAAAGTTACCTGTAAATTTAAAAGAAGTAATATACTGTGACAGTGCACAAGAAATGTATGATATAGTAATGAGCAAGAAAAACAATATGGACTATATTATAAAATGTGCTGCTGTATCAGATTTTAAAGTGAAAAATGTATGCGATAAGAAGATAAAAAAAGATGATATGAAAGAATTTAAGATAGACTTAGAGTTAAATAAAGATATACTTTTAGAGCTATCTAAAACAGAAAATAGACATTTTACCTTAGTAGGATTTGCTGCAGAATCAAATAATATTATGGAAAATGCAAAAAAGAAATTAAAAAAGAAAAATCTAGATTATTTAATACTAAATGATATATCCGACAAGAGTATAGGCTTTAATTCGGACTATAACGAAGTATATGTATTAAGTAAGAATGATGAAGTAAAAAAGATACAAAAGGATACAAAAGATAATATAGCAAAGAAAATATTAGAAAGTATAAAGGAGAACAACTATGAATGAAACACTATTGGAAAGATTTATTCGTTATACAAAGATAAATACAAGATCAGATGAAAGAAGTAATACAACACCAACAACAAAGGTACAAGAAGACTTTTTGTTTATGCTAAAAAAAGAATTAGAAGATTTAGGATTAAAAGACATTCATATAACTCCTGGGTGGTTTTTAACAGCAACATTGCCTGCTAATACAAAAAAGGACTATGCAAAAGTTGGATTTATCTCTCATGTGGATACAGCAGATTTTAATTCTATAGGAATAAACCCACAAGTTATACAAAACTATGATGGTAGAGATATTGTGTTAAATAAGGAAAAGAATATATGTATGACTGTTGAAAAGTTCCCTAATTTAAAAAAATATGTAGGTAAGACTCTAGTTACAACAGATGGAACAACTCTATTAGGTTCTGATGATAAGTCAGGTATTGTTGCAATATTTGATGCTATTATCTATCTATTAAAACATCCTGAAATAGAACATGGAGAAGTTAGAATAGCATTTGGACCAGATGAAGAAATAGGTAGAGGTGCAGATAGTTTTGATGTAAAGGACTTTAACTGTGATTATGCATATACATTAGATGGAGGTCCTTTAGGAGAGCTAGAATATGAAAGTTTTAATGCTGCACAAATTGAGTATACAATAGAAGGAATATCAGTTCATCCAGGAACAGCTAAAGATCAAATGGTTAATGCTAATTTAATAGCAGCCAAAATTGCAGGAATGTTCCCAGAAAAAGAAGTTCCAGAAAAGACAGAAGGATATGAAGGCTTTTATCTATTACACAATATGGAAACAAGAATAGAAGAAGCTAAGATGACATATATTATACGTGATCATGACAAACAAAAATTTGAAGCTAGAAAACAATTTTGTATAGATGTAGCAAAGAAAATAGAACAAGAATATGGTAATATTATACATTACAACCTATTTGATCAGTACTATAACATGGGAGATTTAATTAAAGATGATATGAGAAGTGTGAATATAGCGAAAAAGGCTATGGAAAACTTAGGTATATCAGTTGAAGTTAAGCCAATAAGAGGAGGAACAGATGGTTCTAAGATAACATATATGGGATTAATGTGTCCTAATCTTTTTGTTGGTGGAGAAAATTTCCATGGTCAATATGAAATAGCTTGTGTTGAAGATATGTTGAAAGCAAGAGACACAGTCTTAGAAATAGTAAGATTATCTCAAAGATAGAGGCAGTATGGAAAATAGTTTAGTAAAGAATCTGATAGAAGAAAAGAGTATAAGGTTAAAAGGTAGAATTTATCATAAATTACAAGTAGATTTTACATATAATTCTAATCATATTGAAATCAAAGAATAGGCATAAGTATTTATTGCAGTATCACATTATTTTTGTATGCAAGTATAGAAAGAAATTATTAGTGCCGAAATCAATGTCGGATGATATCAAGCAGTTTTCTTATGAGATATGCAAGAAGCATAATATAATCATAAAATATATGGAAACAGACAAAGACCATATACAATTTTGGATTGATGGATATTTTGCTTGTAGTGTAGGCAATGTTTCTGAAGAA
It encodes:
- a CDS encoding DUF441 domain-containing protein, coding for MSKYILLIIIALLSIFSKNKIMLYATLTVLILALLPYHEKNLNIAKTMGIRIGLYVITVAILAPIALGMISFDQLGKTLVGYKGIIAIIAGIGTSILSTKGIQLQVINPQIVIAVSIGTIVGLVVFKGTASGPIIASGATYAIFQLIDKFK
- the coaBC gene encoding bifunctional phosphopantothenoylcysteine decarboxylase/phosphopantothenate--cysteine ligase CoaBC, which gives rise to MKMVLIIVSSSIACYKAVDVCSSLKKLGYNVKVIMTKNATKMISPLIFETLTKNKVYVDMFCDKDSNYVSHIQLVKEASKVIVLPATANLIAKMANGIADDFASTALLVAKPKDIMVFPAMNTNMYENCITQKNISTLRNYGMSIIEPVTGHLACDDIGKGKLPGVDFVLDNIVFFLEKTNEYMNKNILITAGGTREKIDPVRYITNNSSGKMGYSLAKMASLMGANVTLVSTRRNLKLPVNLKEVIYCDSAQEMYDIVMSKKNNMDYIIKCAAVSDFKVKNVCDKKIKKDDMKEFKIDLELNKDILLELSKTENRHFTLVGFAAESNNIMENAKKKLKKKNLDYLILNDISDKSIGFNSDYNEVYVLSKNDEVKKIQKDTKDNIAKKILESIKENNYE
- the pepT gene encoding peptidase T, whose translation is MNETLLERFIRYTKINTRSDERSNTTPTTKVQEDFLFMLKKELEDLGLKDIHITPGWFLTATLPANTKKDYAKVGFISHVDTADFNSIGINPQVIQNYDGRDIVLNKEKNICMTVEKFPNLKKYVGKTLVTTDGTTLLGSDDKSGIVAIFDAIIYLLKHPEIEHGEVRIAFGPDEEIGRGADSFDVKDFNCDYAYTLDGGPLGELEYESFNAAQIEYTIEGISVHPGTAKDQMVNANLIAAKIAGMFPEKEVPEKTEGYEGFYLLHNMETRIEEAKMTYIIRDHDKQKFEARKQFCIDVAKKIEQEYGNIIHYNLFDQYYNMGDLIKDDMRSVNIAKKAMENLGISVEVKPIRGGTDGSKITYMGLMCPNLFVGGENFHGQYEIACVEDMLKARDTVLEIVRLSQR
- a CDS encoding transposase, coding for MILKSKNRHKYLLQYHIIFVCKYRKKLLVPKSMSDDIKQFSYEICKKHNIIIKYMETDKDHIQFWIDGYFACSVGNVSEEILKQYIENQG